From the genome of Gemmatimonadota bacterium:
AGATCAGCATGGACAGCGGAATCGCTATGGCCACGAAAAGGGCGTTGCGCACGCCCATGAACATGAACAGCACGCAGACGACGAGGATCAGGCCCGAGATGATATTGTTCTCCAGGTCGCTGACCATGGAACGGATGTCCTTGGACTGGTCCGCCAGGACCGCCAGGTTTACCGTCGCCGGCAACCGCTCCCGTTCGTCGTCCAGCAGCTCCTTTACGGCGTCGGCGATCTGAATCAGGTTCTCTCCGCTGCGTTTCTGTACGTTCAGGGTAACACAGGGCAGGCCGTTCAGCCGGGCGATGGAGGTTTCTTCTTTGAATCCGAAACGGACCTCCGCCACGTCCGTGATGGCGATCGGTTGCCGGTTGCGGGTCTCGACCACCAGCGACCCGATCTCCTCCGGCGTCGTGAATTCACCCGGGACCCTGACGGCGTAACGCAGGGTTCCGGTCTTGATCGAACCACCGGGCATATTCAGATTTTCCTGGCGTATCGTCTCGATGATATCATCAAGCTCCAGGCCGTAGTACACCAGCCGGTCCGGATCGACATTGACCTGTACTTCCCGTTCCAGCCCTCCCGCGACCGTTACGTCCAGCACACCCGGGATCTGCTCGATGCGCTGCTCCAGGTCTTCCGCGATGTCTTTCAGCGTTACGAGGCTGTGGGTCCCCGCAACGTTGATCACCAGGATGGGGATGTCATCGAAGTTGATCTCCTGGATGGTGGATTCCTCCGCGTCTTCCGGGATCTCGGCCCGCGCGAGGTCGACCTCCTCACGAACCTTCTGGAGCGCATTGTTGATGTCGACGTCGGTTTCGAATTCGATGACCACCGTCGAGATCCCCTCGCTGGAGGTAGAGGAAATTTCTTTCACATTGGACAGTTCTTCGAGATGCTTCTCGATCGGCTGGGTAACGAGGTTCTCGATGTCCGCGGGAGCCACGCCGAAATAGGGGGTGGCGACAAAGACGATCGGTATGGTGATCGAGGGGGTTGATTCGCGCGGCAGGGACAGGTAGGACATGAAGCCGAGGAGTATCACGGCCCCGGTCAAAACGAAGATGCTGATTCTGTTTTTGATCGCCAGGTCAGAAACTTTCAACTGGAAATACTCCCGTGGACGCCCTCGGCAAACGCGGTCACCGTGCTACATCCCTTCGTTTCTGACCTGAATGGTTTCACCGTTTACCAGGTTCCGGTGGCCGACGACAATGAGGGTATCGCCCGTCGCAAGCCCATTCGTCACCAGCACCTGGTCGCCGGAAGTCGAACCGAGTTCAACCGGTACGGAACGGGCGACGTTCCGGTCTGCCAAAAACACGATCCGGCCCTGATCGGTGTCGATAACGGCGTCCTGGGGGATGACGATGGCTGCCGGTATGTTGTCTTTGACCACGCGGATGGTGACGGCCATTTCGGGCTTAAGCCGGTGCGCCGGATTGTCCAGCGTGATTTCCACGGGTACGGTTCGGCTGTCCGGGTCCAGCGTCGTTCCGATATAGGAGATGTCCGCTTCCAGGGTAACGTCCGGATAAGCAGGAAACGTAAGGGTAGCCCGCGTGCCGTCGGTGACGTGTTTCAAATGACGTTCGGGGACACCGGCCACGATCTTGACACGGTCGATCTCCACGAGGTCCACGAACTCCCTTCCGGGCGTTGCCAGTTCGCCCACCTCGAGATTGCGGCTGTCCACCACCCCGGAGATCGGGGCCCGGATAACGGTCTTGCTCAGGTAGGTCTGGGCCTGTTGATGCCGTGCGAGGTTTATGTCATGGCGGTACTTGGTGTCGAGGTAAACGGACTCCGCCAGCGCTTTCTGCTCCAACAGCCGCTCCTGGTTGCGCAGGGTCAGGCCGCTGGCGTTTACGGCCGCTTCGGCCTCGTCCGCGGCCGCCTTGAGCAGTTCGTCGTCCAACCGGGCCAGCACGGCGTTCTGCCGCACAGACTCGCCTTTTTCGACCTCAATGTGCCTTACCAGGCCGGTTGCTTCAATGCTCACCACGACGCGCCGGACCGGCTTGACTTCGCCCACCAGCCTGAGATGATTGATGAATTCCCGGGGCTCGACCACCCGGGTCACCACGTTTACAGACCGCGTTTCCTCCACGGCGGACGCTTCGTTGGCGGCGCTGCCGCTTTCACTGCAGCCTGCGGCTGCCAGTATGCCGACCATGCATGCGGCCGAACCCAACCAGTGCCTGGCGCGGTTGATCATCGATGCCCGCTCCTTGTATATCTTTTGTATATCTGCGTGTACCGTTTCCGACGTACTGTTTCCGACGGCCAACGCCGACTTGCCGGGACGGCCGAAATAACGTAATATCAGGACATCCTGTCAAGTACATCTATACAAAAGGGGACGGTGCGCCATTCAATAAAACAGCGGTCCCCAGCGAGGTAGATTCCATGGCCGGGGAACCACGCTGCGCACCGCCGACATGTTATGTGGAAAACGATCAACAACATCGCGTACCGGCTCTACTTCGCGTACCGGAGCCGGATATCGCGCCGTGAAAACAAGCGGTGGACGGTCCGGGTTGCACCAACGCGGGACCCGGAACCCAGACCCGTGCTATACGTGGCATGGGGACGGATCGGAGACGTGGTCCTGGCCACCGGGCATCTCAAGCGGATGCGGCGGTGGTTTCACCCCAGTCCGGTCTGGTTCCTGGGAAGGTCGCGCGTGAGGCCGCTCGTCGAGCCGCACGTGGACGCCTTCCTGCCGTTCCCCGAACCGGCCGCGCGCCTAACCGGGTCCGGAGGCGCCCCGGCCGCGTCGCTCGATGGGATCGCGAACCGGTCGTTCCGGTGCGTCATCGCGGACATTCACACGTTCTACGGCGGGCTCTTCGCCCTGGATGCCGTGCTTGCCGCCGTGCGGGCGGACCGCAGGTTCGTCTACGAAGGATACCACCTGGGCGAAGACCTGGCGCCGGAACGGCCCTATCCGGCCGGGTACGAGGTCGTGCCCAAGTACGAGGACGGTGAAGGCGGGGGAAAGAACTTCGCCTCATGCCATTTATTGCATCACAACGCCCATTACATCCGACGCGTGCTGGCGCATTGTGGCGTTGAAACGGACGGCGGGGAGGCGTGGCGGCCGGATCTGGATCACGTCGGATCGGGAGCCGACGCATGCCATCGCTTCGGGGTCGAACCCGGGGAGTACGTAGCGTGGCAACCCCTCAGCGACAATCGGCGGAAGGACTACCCGATGGCGCGGTGGGCGGAGACGATCCGCGCATTCCCTGAAATGCAGTTTGTCGCGCTGGTCGAGCCCGGCAGGGCCGACGAAGTGAGCCGGACGGCGCCGCAAGGCGTCCGCGTGATCGAAACGTCTTTAACCGGGGTGATGAAGTTGATACGGGAAGCACGCCTGTTCGTCGGACTGGACTCGGGACTGAGCCATATCTCGACGGTCATGGGTACCCCCACGGTGTGTGTCTGTCCGGACAGCCACCTCGGGTATTTCTTTCCCTATCCGGAAAGCTACGGTTACAGGAACCTGCACACCGTCGTACATCCGGACTACCTGCCGTGCCGGGGTTGTTTCATGACCTGCCGGCACGAACCCCTCACGTCGACGGTCACCCGGGGCGCCCTCTGCCTTCGCACGTTACCTTCCCGGCTGGTCATCGAGGCCATCCGGTCCGCATTGTAGTTCCATGCCGCATTACAGCTCGGCGGCCGATATGAATTTGACCCGGGCGGGACGGACGAGTGCGATGAGATCCTCGATATCGAACTCGGCCAACAGTCCGAAGCAGAAGAGAGGCGAGAGGGATTCGTACCGCCCGGGTTCATCAATCAACCGGTGCAGGCTGGCAAGGCCGCGATGCAGTATGATTTCATCGACCGCCTTGCCGCAAAGGGACGCTGCCATCAGGGCGATCACCGAGGACACGGGACCTTGCGCCGCGAGCCCCAGCGGGGCCGCCACGCCCGGACGGTCCG
Proteins encoded in this window:
- a CDS encoding efflux RND transporter periplasmic adaptor subunit, coding for MINRARHWLGSAACMVGILAAAGCSESGSAANEASAVEETRSVNVVTRVVEPREFINHLRLVGEVKPVRRVVVSIEATGLVRHIEVEKGESVRQNAVLARLDDELLKAAADEAEAAVNASGLTLRNQERLLEQKALAESVYLDTKYRHDINLARHQQAQTYLSKTVIRAPISGVVDSRNLEVGELATPGREFVDLVEIDRVKIVAGVPERHLKHVTDGTRATLTFPAYPDVTLEADISYIGTTLDPDSRTVPVEITLDNPAHRLKPEMAVTIRVVKDNIPAAIVIPQDAVIDTDQGRIVFLADRNVARSVPVELGSTSGDQVLVTNGLATGDTLIVVGHRNLVNGETIQVRNEGM
- a CDS encoding glycosyltransferase family 9 protein codes for the protein MWKTINNIAYRLYFAYRSRISRRENKRWTVRVAPTRDPEPRPVLYVAWGRIGDVVLATGHLKRMRRWFHPSPVWFLGRSRVRPLVEPHVDAFLPFPEPAARLTGSGGAPAASLDGIANRSFRCVIADIHTFYGGLFALDAVLAAVRADRRFVYEGYHLGEDLAPERPYPAGYEVVPKYEDGEGGGKNFASCHLLHHNAHYIRRVLAHCGVETDGGEAWRPDLDHVGSGADACHRFGVEPGEYVAWQPLSDNRRKDYPMARWAETIRAFPEMQFVALVEPGRADEVSRTAPQGVRVIETSLTGVMKLIREARLFVGLDSGLSHISTVMGTPTVCVCPDSHLGYFFPYPESYGYRNLHTVVHPDYLPCRGCFMTCRHEPLTSTVTRGALCLRTLPSRLVIEAIRSAL